The following coding sequences lie in one Silene latifolia isolate original U9 population chromosome 5, ASM4854445v1, whole genome shotgun sequence genomic window:
- the LOC141657451 gene encoding uncharacterized protein LOC141657451 produces MNHDVDKVSFMPNGIFVVRFKSARTKNIDLQQGHYLFDNKPLIVRPWSEDVELVKSDVKEVPVWVKLHNLPLKFWGNCIPRIAGLVGKYVRCDTATVAKTRLGFARVMAVMPFGLKIPEFVKFLDEEGHVITIKIEFEWKPILRKHCGGIGHETATCRKPKPKTKPSVGKMQWRPKTIPEKQPVNVDVVPKTIASVDENPSIIKVNVTRGETTQFTGLLE; encoded by the coding sequence ATGAACCATGATGTGGATAAAGTCTCTTTTATGCCTAATGGAATATTTGTGGTAAGGTTTAAATCTGCGCGAACGAAGAATATTGACCTCCAACAGGGTCATTATTTGTTTGACAATAAACCTCTAATAGTTAGACCATGGAGTGAGGATGTTGAGTTAGTGAAATCTGATGTTAAAGAAGTCCCAGTTTGGGTTAAACTGCATAATCTGCCTTTGAAATTTTGGGGTAACTGTATACCTAGAATTGCAGGTCTAGTTGGCAAATATGTAAGATGTGATACTGCAACTGTTGCCAAAACGAGACTAGGGTTTGCTAGGGTTATGGCggttatgccttttggtttgaaaATACCCGAATTTGTGAAGTTTTTGGATGAGGAAGGACATGTGATTACTATTAAGATAGAGTTTGAGTGGAAACCAATTCTTCGTAAGCACTGTGGAGGGATTGGCCATGAAACTGCTACATGTAGGAAGCCTAAACCAAAAACTAAACCTAGCGTGGGGAAAATGCAGTGGAGACCTAAAACTATTCCAGAGAAGCAACCTGTCAATGTAGATGTTGTTCCTAAGACCATAGCCAGTGTTGATGAGAATCCTTCTATTATTAAAGTGAATGTTACACGTGGAGAAACAACACAATTTACTGGTCTCTTGGAATAG